Proteins from a genomic interval of Anas platyrhynchos isolate ZD024472 breed Pekin duck chromosome 4, IASCAAS_PekinDuck_T2T, whole genome shotgun sequence:
- the RAB11FIP5 gene encoding rab11 family-interacting protein 5 isoform X1, translating into MALLRAAPLPTEPAPCWLPTHVQVTAVRARGLRCKGGGSTGGSSSTTTTTSSNSSPAAGPGDVYAVLELGRQRHRTAVAERSGGSAEWQEEGCALELPPESGSPPILTITVLQRALLGADRFLGRCSLALPCPAPPRASVELGWHKLHSKAGKKEKERGEVEVSVQFTRSSLTASMFDLSAKDKPRSPFGKLKDKMKGKKKYDLESASAIIPSSVGALDVEDDFDVGAKKSKIKGFLKSKLRKSSLTQSNTSLGSDSTISSASLGPAANEGTKSPSRHSSLSTERSVRDFLPSPRLTHKRAFSDDVSQVSPVLEPKTIQNLKPKSDPVSRSSLCINGSHVYGDEPALHSPTPAPRSSAPLPVPGGPRRSEEGFGFVPLHPEPPETPWGGFERTQPRDEPRFIPSPPSLVLQEELKVSTKAVTLSNHLGRARMEESGRSENKPTQAAAPMVSSAETRQEKQLEESRKDEKKPKGGFFHHGGTKSDTGGRGQGEKTGGSPAGGDERSRAGGWFASKEPKESPQKPSSPPGPPASTEVAAGSLGSSADCSPPASLRLPDLLRDPPAPNVGVPVPETAPPPHGDLPPPAEQAATAPLPPPLPPLSEWDATFEAFASSRLNPEAKEENLSAPALVEGIAFIDDPEGMSPAGGSAEKGAKALEKPQVGGEVAPALMPWTNFSGLDVGANLVSTTQEATVIEDVLSPVSAGSGGRRRKSSTPMVWAPAFSPGKEASAARSAEKRDGEGEENNEEESSSLGENGWMTIATETASEPSESTHSIGQESAFGQRPFLGEGASEAKSAPGATACILPRSKFPPETSSQTLPGGNVAAVPPRVLPEGALRRFPEPGRDPQGPPGGREEMFDIRTSVYRLQASMRLEAGEGHLRLSSDVRERRLVLSPWPAVRGEQEEIVVPSSDASPPAPPPKPPRWFAAAGGRGDEEEEEEEEGCEMKGRQQGGKGGAEGLQGDVELPPSGETSVLAPPSPAAPGAATTAEAAPEIPAPGDASLGTEPSEMSGEDAAEQFETCPSKLSLRSWSQPASSPQSPGPGGGDELETAPEQQQFPEELSVSGLTPSSRLDSGQSEAFWTAVEEQEAAGWPQRLAPGHSPPQPELELVVGHGAGRHGQARGRPSELQRSSDSRMDFKKADFWKADGAEERNEQDASVPGNPFVLAASPITPSNPFVEKPPEPLPVRAVPPEKLGQGFGFPQLPEETLQPTNLPGEPPSLHASQPLAFSTPFLVAATNPEPFHFPSPAASSRAAAAQPCPWLQSGDTPASALVVLPRETQPAEKPFCQQTTSPHPVKPISAVVQEEKKQQQHKSSLTQALSNGLEKLKTVTTGSIQPLAPSSHLEKADPKKLKDPGVLDQSARYYHLTHDELIQLLLQREKELSKKEEHIQELENYIDQLLVRIMEQSPTLLQIPLGGETKTK; encoded by the exons GTGGCACAAGCTCCACTCCAAGGctgggaagaaggagaaggagcgGGGTGAGGTGGAAGTGAGCGTGCAGTTCACGCGCAGCAGCCTGACGGCCAGCATGTTCGACCTGTCCGCCAAGGACAAACCGCGCTCGCCCTTCGGCAAGCTGAAGGACAAGATGAAAGGCAAGAAGAAATACGACCTGGAGTCGGCCTCTGCCATCATCCCCAGCAGCGTGGGCGCCCTCGACGTGGAGGATGACTTCGACGTCGGGGCCAAGAAGTCCAAAATTAAAGGGTTCCTGAAGAGCAAGCTGCGCAAATCCTCCCTGACGCAGTCCAACACCTCGCTGGGCTCCGACAGCACCATCTCCTCGGCCAGCTTGGGCCCGGCTGCAAACGAGGGAACCAAATCCCCCAGCAGACACAGCAGCCTGTCCACGGAGCGCTCTG tGAGGGACTTCTTGCCGTCCCCAAGGCTGACCCACAAGAGAGCCTTCAGCGACGACGTCTCCCAGGTCAGCCCGGTCCTGGAGCCGAAAACCATCCAAAACCTGAAGCCAAAGAGCGACCCCGTGTCCCGCTCCTCCCTCTGCATCAACGGCAGCCACGTTTACGGCGACGAGCccgccctgcacagccccacgcCTGCCCCACGCAGCTCCGCGCCCCTGCCCGTGCCCGGCGGCCCCAGGAGgtcagaggaaggttttggcttcgtccccctgcacccagagccccccgagACGCCCTGGGGGGGCTTCGAGAGGACGCAGCCGAGAGATGAGCCGAGATTCATCCCGTCTCCTCCCAGCTTAGTGCTTCAGGAAGAGCTGAAGGTGTCCACCAAAGCCGTGACCCTCAGCAACCACCTGGGCAGAGCCAGGATGGAGGAGAGCGGCCGCTCGGAGAACAAGCCCACCCAGGCTGCGGCCCCTATGGTGTCGTCGGCGGAGACGAGGCAGGAGAAACAGCTGGAAGAATCGAGGAAGGACGAGAAAAAACCCAAAGGGGGCTTCTTCCACCACGGGGGCACCAAGAGTGATACGGGGGGCAGAGGCCAGGGAGAGAAAACGGGAGGCTCGCCCGCGGGAGGCGATGAGAGGAGCAGGGCCGGCGGCTGGTTCGCATCCAAGGAGCCCAAAGAGAGCCCCCAGAAACCCAG CTCCCCACCTGGGCCGCCTGCTTCAACAGAGGTCGCTGCTGGCAGCTTGGGTTCCTCTGCGGATTGCAgcccccctgcctccctccgCCTCCCGGACCTGCTGAGGGATCCTCCAGCCCCAAACGTTGGCGTCCCCGTGCCCGAAACTGCTCCCCCGCCGCATGGAGACCTTCCTCCTCCGGCCGAGCAAGCCGCCAccgctcctcttcctcctcctcttcctcctctctccgAGTGGGACGCCACCTTCGAGGCTTTTGCCAGCAGCAGGCTCAACCCGGAGGCGAAGGAGGAAAACCTCTCGGCTCCAGCGTTGGTGGAGGGCATCGCCTTCATCGATGATCCCGAGGGGATGAGCCCCGCGGGGGGATCGGCCGAGAAGGGGGCGAAGGCGTTGGAGAAGCCGCAGGTCGGCGGCGAGGTGGCCCCGGCGCTGATGCCTTGGACGAATTTCTCCGGGTTGGACGTGGGGGCCAACCTGGTGAGCACGACGCAGGAGGCGACGGTGATAGAGGACGTGCTGAGCCCCGTGTCCGCCGGCtccggggggaggaggaggaagagcagcacGCCGATGGTTTGGGCACCCGCGTTTTCCCCTGGAAAGGAGGCTTCGGCGGCACGAAGCGCTGAAAAACGCGATGGGGAGGGCGAGGAGAATAACGAGGAGGAAAGCTCGAGTTTGGGGGAGAATGGCTGGATGACCATCGCCACCGAAACCGCTTCTGAGCCCTCGGAGAGCACCCACAGCATCGGCCAGGAGAGCGCCTTCGGGCAGCGGCCGTTCCTTGGCGAAGGTGCCTCGGAAGCGAAAAGCGCCCCCGGTGCCACCGCTTGCATCCTGCCCAGAAGCAAATTCCCCCCCGAAACCTCCTCCCAGACGCTGCCGGGGGGCAACGTGGCTGCCGTGCCCCCGCGGGTGCTCCCGGAGGGGGCTCTGAGACGCTTCCCCGAGCCGGGAAGGGACCCCCAAGGTCCCCCGGGGGGCCGGGAGGAGATGTTTGACATCAGGACCTCGGTGTACCGGCTGCAGGCGAGCATGAGGCTGGAGGCCGGCGAGGGCCACCTGAGGCTCAGCTCCGACGTGCGCGAGAGGCGCCTGGTCCTGTCCCCGTGGCCGGCTGTGcgaggggagcaggaggaaatCGTGGTGCCCAGCTCGGATGCGTCGCCCCCAGCGCCgccccccaaacctcccaggTGGTTCGCGGCcgcggggggcagaggggatgaagaggaggaggaggaggaggaggggtgtGAGATgaaggggaggcagcagggcggCAAGGGAGGTGCTGAGGGTCTGCAGGGGGACGTGGAGCTGCCCCCGAGCGGCGAGACGTCCGTcctggcacctcccagcccgGCTGCACCCGGAGCCGCCACCACTGCTGAGGCTGCTCCCGAGATCCCAGCCCCCGGGGACGCCTCTCTGGGGACGGAGCCATCGGAGATGAGCGGGGAGGATGCGGCCGAGCAGTTTGAGACGTGCCCGTCGAAGCTCTCCCTGAGGAGCTGGAGCCAGCCAGCTTCATCCCCTCAATCCCCGGGGCCGGGAGGTGGTGATGAATTGGAGACAGCCCccgagcagcagcagttccccgaGGAGCTGAGTGTTTCGGGACTCACCCCGTCTTCCAGGCTGGATTCAGGCCAGTCTGAAGCTTTCTGGACGGCcgtggaggagcaggaggcagcgggCTGGCCCCAAAGGTTAGCGCCTGGGCACAGCCCACCCCAACCCGAGCTGGAGCTGGTGGTAGGGCACGGTGCAGGGCGGCACGGGCAGGCTCGGGGCCGGCCATCCGAGCTCCAGCGCTCATCCGACAGCAGGATGGACTTCAAGAAGGCTGATTTCTGGAAGGCAGATGGAGCAGAGGAGAGAAATGAGCAGGATGCTTCAGTGCCGGGCAATCCCTTTGTCCTGGCAGCCAGCCCCATCACCCCGAGCAACCCCTTTGTGGAAAAGCCACCAGAACCCCTCCCCGTGCGAGCCGTGCCGCCCGAAAAGCTCGGTCAAGGCTTCGgcttcccccagctccccgaGGAAACCCTGCAGCCCACTAACCTCCCCGGGGAGCCTCCTTCCCTGCATGCCAGCCAGCCCTTGGCCTTCTCCACCCCTTTCCTCGTGGCTGCCACTAACCCCGAGCCGTTCCATTTCCCCTCCCCTGCCGCCAGCAGCCgcgcagcagcagcccagccctgcccttggCTGCAGTCCGGTGACACGCCAGCTTCAGCCCTCGTGGTTTTGCCCAGGGAGACACAGCCAGCTGAGAAGCCCTTTTGCCAGCAGACGACCAG CCCTCACCCGGTGAAGCCCATCAGCGCTGTGGtgcaggaggagaagaagcagcagcagcacaagtcCAGCCTGACGCAGGCTCTGAGCAACGGCCTGGAGAAGCTGAAGACGGTCACCACGGGCAGCATCCAGCCCCTGGCCCCGTCGTCTCACCTGGAGAAAGCTGACCCCAAGAAGTTAAAG GATCCCGGCGTGCTGGACCAGTCGGCCAGGTATTACCACCTGACCCACGACGAACtcatccagctcctgctgcagagggAGAAAGAGCTGAGCAAGAAGGAGGAGCACATCCAGGAACTGGAGAACTACATTGACCAGCTGCTGGTGCGCATCATGGAGCAGTCTCCCACCCTCCTCCAGATCCCCCTGGGAGGGGAAACCAAGACCAAATAA
- the RAB11FIP5 gene encoding rab11 family-interacting protein 5 isoform X2, producing MFDLSAKDKPRSPFGKLKDKMKGKKKYDLESASAIIPSSVGALDVEDDFDVGAKKSKIKGFLKSKLRKSSLTQSNTSLGSDSTISSASLGPAANEGTKSPSRHSSLSTERSVRDFLPSPRLTHKRAFSDDVSQVSPVLEPKTIQNLKPKSDPVSRSSLCINGSHVYGDEPALHSPTPAPRSSAPLPVPGGPRRSEEGFGFVPLHPEPPETPWGGFERTQPRDEPRFIPSPPSLVLQEELKVSTKAVTLSNHLGRARMEESGRSENKPTQAAAPMVSSAETRQEKQLEESRKDEKKPKGGFFHHGGTKSDTGGRGQGEKTGGSPAGGDERSRAGGWFASKEPKESPQKPSSPPGPPASTEVAAGSLGSSADCSPPASLRLPDLLRDPPAPNVGVPVPETAPPPHGDLPPPAEQAATAPLPPPLPPLSEWDATFEAFASSRLNPEAKEENLSAPALVEGIAFIDDPEGMSPAGGSAEKGAKALEKPQVGGEVAPALMPWTNFSGLDVGANLVSTTQEATVIEDVLSPVSAGSGGRRRKSSTPMVWAPAFSPGKEASAARSAEKRDGEGEENNEEESSSLGENGWMTIATETASEPSESTHSIGQESAFGQRPFLGEGASEAKSAPGATACILPRSKFPPETSSQTLPGGNVAAVPPRVLPEGALRRFPEPGRDPQGPPGGREEMFDIRTSVYRLQASMRLEAGEGHLRLSSDVRERRLVLSPWPAVRGEQEEIVVPSSDASPPAPPPKPPRWFAAAGGRGDEEEEEEEEGCEMKGRQQGGKGGAEGLQGDVELPPSGETSVLAPPSPAAPGAATTAEAAPEIPAPGDASLGTEPSEMSGEDAAEQFETCPSKLSLRSWSQPASSPQSPGPGGGDELETAPEQQQFPEELSVSGLTPSSRLDSGQSEAFWTAVEEQEAAGWPQRLAPGHSPPQPELELVVGHGAGRHGQARGRPSELQRSSDSRMDFKKADFWKADGAEERNEQDASVPGNPFVLAASPITPSNPFVEKPPEPLPVRAVPPEKLGQGFGFPQLPEETLQPTNLPGEPPSLHASQPLAFSTPFLVAATNPEPFHFPSPAASSRAAAAQPCPWLQSGDTPASALVVLPRETQPAEKPFCQQTTSPHPVKPISAVVQEEKKQQQHKSSLTQALSNGLEKLKTVTTGSIQPLAPSSHLEKADPKKLKDPGVLDQSARYYHLTHDELIQLLLQREKELSKKEEHIQELENYIDQLLVRIMEQSPTLLQIPLGGETKTK from the exons ATGTTCGACCTGTCCGCCAAGGACAAACCGCGCTCGCCCTTCGGCAAGCTGAAGGACAAGATGAAAGGCAAGAAGAAATACGACCTGGAGTCGGCCTCTGCCATCATCCCCAGCAGCGTGGGCGCCCTCGACGTGGAGGATGACTTCGACGTCGGGGCCAAGAAGTCCAAAATTAAAGGGTTCCTGAAGAGCAAGCTGCGCAAATCCTCCCTGACGCAGTCCAACACCTCGCTGGGCTCCGACAGCACCATCTCCTCGGCCAGCTTGGGCCCGGCTGCAAACGAGGGAACCAAATCCCCCAGCAGACACAGCAGCCTGTCCACGGAGCGCTCTG tGAGGGACTTCTTGCCGTCCCCAAGGCTGACCCACAAGAGAGCCTTCAGCGACGACGTCTCCCAGGTCAGCCCGGTCCTGGAGCCGAAAACCATCCAAAACCTGAAGCCAAAGAGCGACCCCGTGTCCCGCTCCTCCCTCTGCATCAACGGCAGCCACGTTTACGGCGACGAGCccgccctgcacagccccacgcCTGCCCCACGCAGCTCCGCGCCCCTGCCCGTGCCCGGCGGCCCCAGGAGgtcagaggaaggttttggcttcgtccccctgcacccagagccccccgagACGCCCTGGGGGGGCTTCGAGAGGACGCAGCCGAGAGATGAGCCGAGATTCATCCCGTCTCCTCCCAGCTTAGTGCTTCAGGAAGAGCTGAAGGTGTCCACCAAAGCCGTGACCCTCAGCAACCACCTGGGCAGAGCCAGGATGGAGGAGAGCGGCCGCTCGGAGAACAAGCCCACCCAGGCTGCGGCCCCTATGGTGTCGTCGGCGGAGACGAGGCAGGAGAAACAGCTGGAAGAATCGAGGAAGGACGAGAAAAAACCCAAAGGGGGCTTCTTCCACCACGGGGGCACCAAGAGTGATACGGGGGGCAGAGGCCAGGGAGAGAAAACGGGAGGCTCGCCCGCGGGAGGCGATGAGAGGAGCAGGGCCGGCGGCTGGTTCGCATCCAAGGAGCCCAAAGAGAGCCCCCAGAAACCCAG CTCCCCACCTGGGCCGCCTGCTTCAACAGAGGTCGCTGCTGGCAGCTTGGGTTCCTCTGCGGATTGCAgcccccctgcctccctccgCCTCCCGGACCTGCTGAGGGATCCTCCAGCCCCAAACGTTGGCGTCCCCGTGCCCGAAACTGCTCCCCCGCCGCATGGAGACCTTCCTCCTCCGGCCGAGCAAGCCGCCAccgctcctcttcctcctcctcttcctcctctctccgAGTGGGACGCCACCTTCGAGGCTTTTGCCAGCAGCAGGCTCAACCCGGAGGCGAAGGAGGAAAACCTCTCGGCTCCAGCGTTGGTGGAGGGCATCGCCTTCATCGATGATCCCGAGGGGATGAGCCCCGCGGGGGGATCGGCCGAGAAGGGGGCGAAGGCGTTGGAGAAGCCGCAGGTCGGCGGCGAGGTGGCCCCGGCGCTGATGCCTTGGACGAATTTCTCCGGGTTGGACGTGGGGGCCAACCTGGTGAGCACGACGCAGGAGGCGACGGTGATAGAGGACGTGCTGAGCCCCGTGTCCGCCGGCtccggggggaggaggaggaagagcagcacGCCGATGGTTTGGGCACCCGCGTTTTCCCCTGGAAAGGAGGCTTCGGCGGCACGAAGCGCTGAAAAACGCGATGGGGAGGGCGAGGAGAATAACGAGGAGGAAAGCTCGAGTTTGGGGGAGAATGGCTGGATGACCATCGCCACCGAAACCGCTTCTGAGCCCTCGGAGAGCACCCACAGCATCGGCCAGGAGAGCGCCTTCGGGCAGCGGCCGTTCCTTGGCGAAGGTGCCTCGGAAGCGAAAAGCGCCCCCGGTGCCACCGCTTGCATCCTGCCCAGAAGCAAATTCCCCCCCGAAACCTCCTCCCAGACGCTGCCGGGGGGCAACGTGGCTGCCGTGCCCCCGCGGGTGCTCCCGGAGGGGGCTCTGAGACGCTTCCCCGAGCCGGGAAGGGACCCCCAAGGTCCCCCGGGGGGCCGGGAGGAGATGTTTGACATCAGGACCTCGGTGTACCGGCTGCAGGCGAGCATGAGGCTGGAGGCCGGCGAGGGCCACCTGAGGCTCAGCTCCGACGTGCGCGAGAGGCGCCTGGTCCTGTCCCCGTGGCCGGCTGTGcgaggggagcaggaggaaatCGTGGTGCCCAGCTCGGATGCGTCGCCCCCAGCGCCgccccccaaacctcccaggTGGTTCGCGGCcgcggggggcagaggggatgaagaggaggaggaggaggaggaggggtgtGAGATgaaggggaggcagcagggcggCAAGGGAGGTGCTGAGGGTCTGCAGGGGGACGTGGAGCTGCCCCCGAGCGGCGAGACGTCCGTcctggcacctcccagcccgGCTGCACCCGGAGCCGCCACCACTGCTGAGGCTGCTCCCGAGATCCCAGCCCCCGGGGACGCCTCTCTGGGGACGGAGCCATCGGAGATGAGCGGGGAGGATGCGGCCGAGCAGTTTGAGACGTGCCCGTCGAAGCTCTCCCTGAGGAGCTGGAGCCAGCCAGCTTCATCCCCTCAATCCCCGGGGCCGGGAGGTGGTGATGAATTGGAGACAGCCCccgagcagcagcagttccccgaGGAGCTGAGTGTTTCGGGACTCACCCCGTCTTCCAGGCTGGATTCAGGCCAGTCTGAAGCTTTCTGGACGGCcgtggaggagcaggaggcagcgggCTGGCCCCAAAGGTTAGCGCCTGGGCACAGCCCACCCCAACCCGAGCTGGAGCTGGTGGTAGGGCACGGTGCAGGGCGGCACGGGCAGGCTCGGGGCCGGCCATCCGAGCTCCAGCGCTCATCCGACAGCAGGATGGACTTCAAGAAGGCTGATTTCTGGAAGGCAGATGGAGCAGAGGAGAGAAATGAGCAGGATGCTTCAGTGCCGGGCAATCCCTTTGTCCTGGCAGCCAGCCCCATCACCCCGAGCAACCCCTTTGTGGAAAAGCCACCAGAACCCCTCCCCGTGCGAGCCGTGCCGCCCGAAAAGCTCGGTCAAGGCTTCGgcttcccccagctccccgaGGAAACCCTGCAGCCCACTAACCTCCCCGGGGAGCCTCCTTCCCTGCATGCCAGCCAGCCCTTGGCCTTCTCCACCCCTTTCCTCGTGGCTGCCACTAACCCCGAGCCGTTCCATTTCCCCTCCCCTGCCGCCAGCAGCCgcgcagcagcagcccagccctgcccttggCTGCAGTCCGGTGACACGCCAGCTTCAGCCCTCGTGGTTTTGCCCAGGGAGACACAGCCAGCTGAGAAGCCCTTTTGCCAGCAGACGACCAG CCCTCACCCGGTGAAGCCCATCAGCGCTGTGGtgcaggaggagaagaagcagcagcagcacaagtcCAGCCTGACGCAGGCTCTGAGCAACGGCCTGGAGAAGCTGAAGACGGTCACCACGGGCAGCATCCAGCCCCTGGCCCCGTCGTCTCACCTGGAGAAAGCTGACCCCAAGAAGTTAAAG GATCCCGGCGTGCTGGACCAGTCGGCCAGGTATTACCACCTGACCCACGACGAACtcatccagctcctgctgcagagggAGAAAGAGCTGAGCAAGAAGGAGGAGCACATCCAGGAACTGGAGAACTACATTGACCAGCTGCTGGTGCGCATCATGGAGCAGTCTCCCACCCTCCTCCAGATCCCCCTGGGAGGGGAAACCAAGACCAAATAA